A single genomic interval of Ruminococcus sp. NK3A76 harbors:
- a CDS encoding ATP-binding cassette domain-containing protein, whose amino-acid sequence MAIIDVNDVCLTLTKTDILKHINVSFEEGKIHGLIGRNGSGKTMLMKCICGFVKPTSGEITVDGKKVGKDVDFPDDMGIIIETPGFIPYYSGYKNLKLLAGLKNKIGKEQVRESMKQVGLDPDLRRHVRKYSLGMRQRLGLAQAIMENPKILILDEPFNGLDKDGVKEMREYLLSYKEQGKTILICSHSAEDIEVLCETVHEMDKGCIEKI is encoded by the coding sequence ATGGCAATTATAGATGTGAATGACGTATGCCTTACCCTTACCAAAACAGATATTTTAAAGCACATAAATGTCAGCTTTGAGGAGGGCAAAATACATGGTCTTATAGGTCGCAACGGCAGCGGCAAAACTATGCTTATGAAGTGCATCTGCGGCTTTGTTAAACCAACAAGCGGCGAGATAACCGTTGACGGCAAAAAGGTCGGCAAGGACGTAGACTTTCCCGACGATATGGGTATCATAATCGAAACGCCGGGCTTTATACCTTACTACTCGGGATACAAGAATCTGAAACTGCTTGCAGGGCTTAAAAACAAGATAGGCAAAGAACAGGTCAGAGAAAGCATGAAACAAGTCGGGCTTGACCCCGACCTCAGGCGGCACGTCAGAAAATACAGCCTTGGTATGCGCCAGCGTTTAGGACTTGCGCAGGCGATAATGGAAAACCCGAAGATACTTATCCTTGACGAGCCTTTCAACGGGCTTGACAAGGACGGCGTTAAGGAGATGCGTGAGTATCTGCTTTCCTACAAAGAGCAGGGCAAGACGATACTTATCTGCTCGCACTCGGCGGAGGATATTGAGGTGCTGTGCGAGACGGTGCATGAGATGGATAAGGGGTGCATCGAGAAGATTTAG
- a CDS encoding ABC transporter ATP-binding protein, whose amino-acid sequence MITLTNIKKIYNPKKANEFEALHGVSAEIKNGELVAIIGKSGAGKSTLLHILACIDSYQDGEYKIDDTLVKGLTERKYARIRNEKIGMVMQDFALVEDFTALENVMIPLNFSKKKIKGKKEKALAALRSVGIEDLAKKPCNKLSGGQKQRVAIARAIVNEPSMILADEPTGALDTKTSSEIMELFKSLNEQGRTVVIVTHDPKVAEQCQRVIEISDGKIVGGNE is encoded by the coding sequence ATGATAACGCTGACAAACATAAAGAAGATATACAATCCTAAGAAAGCCAACGAATTTGAGGCTTTACACGGCGTATCGGCGGAGATAAAAAACGGCGAGCTGGTTGCTATTATCGGCAAGTCGGGCGCAGGCAAGTCAACTCTTTTGCATATTTTAGCCTGCATTGACAGCTATCAGGACGGTGAGTACAAGATAGACGACACGCTTGTAAAAGGGTTGACCGAGCGTAAGTATGCCCGTATCAGAAACGAAAAGATAGGCATGGTAATGCAGGATTTTGCGCTGGTGGAAGACTTCACAGCCCTTGAAAATGTAATGATACCGCTGAATTTCTCCAAGAAAAAGATTAAGGGCAAGAAAGAAAAAGCGCTTGCCGCCCTGCGCTCGGTTGGCATTGAGGACTTGGCAAAAAAGCCCTGCAACAAGCTCTCGGGCGGACAAAAGCAGAGGGTGGCTATTGCCCGTGCGATAGTCAATGAGCCAAGCATGATACTCGCCGACGAGCCGACAGGGGCGCTTGATACAAAGACATCTTCTGAGATAATGGAGCTGTTCAAGTCGCTCAATGAGCAGGGGCGGACGGTGGTCATTGTAACGCACGACCCGAAGGTGGCGGAGCAGTGCCAGAGAGTCATTGAGATATCTGACGGGAAGATAGTAGGCGGCAATGAGTGA
- a CDS encoding DUF5104 domain-containing protein has product MKLIPFILAIVILFTSCSVYDKAKEKLSEAESAIDSKSEEYLEKYDPKRLAKDEAKEIFKYLKAKDIDKLTALFSKSAGSEEGLKNEWEKFFESIDGNIESYEYLSFPREGMTIDKNGIITDSHLGIEFKKTTTDNGMVYDIGYFQTRKYPKNTDIEGINLFFVYIYDDEGILEKEIDVGRMPTK; this is encoded by the coding sequence ATGAAATTGATACCATTTATTCTTGCTATTGTTATACTCTTTACAAGTTGTAGTGTGTATGATAAAGCAAAGGAAAAACTGAGCGAAGCCGAATCGGCAATTGATTCAAAGAGTGAAGAATACCTTGAAAAATATGACCCCAAAAGACTTGCGAAAGATGAGGCTAAAGAGATATTTAAATACTTAAAAGCAAAGGATATCGACAAGCTGACAGCCCTCTTTTCAAAAAGCGCAGGCAGCGAAGAGGGTCTTAAAAATGAGTGGGAGAAGTTTTTTGAATCTATAGACGGAAACATCGAAAGCTATGAATACCTTAGTTTCCCCCGCGAAGGTATGACGATAGATAAGAATGGGATTATAACGGATTCACATCTCGGCATAGAATTCAAAAAAACGACCACAGATAATGGCATGGTTTATGATATCGGATATTTTCAGACAAGAAAATACCCGAAGAATACCGACATCGAAGGGATAAATCTCTTTTTTGTATACATATATGACGATGAAGGCATTCTCGAAAAGGAAATCGATGTGGGTCGTATGCCTACAAAATAA
- a CDS encoding sigma-70 family RNA polymerase sigma factor produces MKVERADIKALAESFGKGDKAAFEKLYQEFHEKVYFFIIRIVDSPDTAEDLTSETFTTAFEHISQLKSGESFVGWLYSIAYSKCAKHLKELSRNISNDELEYLLEAGRLNEPILLPDDYTENEETKEQLKSIIDSLSPDMRAAVIMYYYDEMTIPEVAEALETNENNVSQKLYKARKRIKEKVEKLIGKDGLFAAVPMSAVLENLSDGAWIATGTALAVGLTAGLNKASGGIGDVLLYITRKYWSKHKKSLAALLFSGVLLCAVVCCAFLLQRAEFRRFLDECYDATGYYSFMWPSDDTKILDAMRTDETIDGTINVLGKTGKGAIQYEYGYLDDPYDLAHISFESGRLPEKEGEIAIDRHALDKLGFFGSVGDEITLDTGTYTLVGIIDKESYGHSRAFSRAADEWVDDTNVYKQSCDNTDIKYIPMIYVCGDNSQTPLYSYTMLDNIREFQSADEVYRYFVDKLGYTGDMSPSLTWKNKSLDAERSYKDEFAGKTRSTTILCIIATLISSLSVIAVMRNIFSEREGRLLMLRKVGMSKRSIRVMFATEYLILAAFQLALGLGIGASVYFGIYQFQVSVLEEPPLSGFTTDTLVTENIASPYLYAAVFSLAVLLSGYLFAAMLSHIRMPNLRKRKAASLSRCIARAFANRAVTVIQTLALTLICFGTVFGYMLYYTTTGFFDNETGKFFPYVTTKFGDNGMFDFEEDGVEEYYIAYPVQNTELDNLRLSPQTESTCGIDDTTADGLDEAITTGRLTHTFLQYDERQNGLLYNISFGDDDMRKFIYDSSSDEGKAFIDSGKYFYGYKTAVANKAAIEQLEPYVISGKIDTDKLASGEQMIAVLTEDMEVFSSGEKITLGSLYTDNGFGIDKLTTQDTEIGAVVRLNKDTPNILHYAVTTGDRCSLLTTAQGAKALGISNASYTEIFSRNALPANALPLGTGMEKTSYSIEKHKLFLQNASQIGSMALLILVMSLLGFAAYFNGIGMKIRLKEYQISVMRAVGTPLKKLRRRLMLDSIRIPVAAAVFTFGGVKLMQRIMKSAYNDQQALWQEREDMADKYRPYFQVESMFNEFVQKMNEYNERMSKIGVDYLLDNQMWFIRFVLPLMIVFGVMCVVTILLTRRSFKMFTPDIASSLSKGRKRQ; encoded by the coding sequence GTGAAGGTGGAGAGAGCTGACATAAAAGCCCTTGCGGAGAGCTTCGGCAAAGGCGACAAGGCGGCATTTGAAAAGCTTTATCAGGAATTTCATGAGAAGGTATATTTTTTCATTATTCGCATTGTTGACAGCCCCGACACGGCGGAGGATCTTACCTCGGAGACCTTTACAACAGCCTTTGAACATATTTCGCAGCTTAAGTCGGGCGAGTCATTTGTCGGGTGGCTGTATTCTATCGCATACAGCAAATGTGCGAAACATCTTAAGGAGCTTTCAAGGAATATAAGCAATGACGAGCTTGAATATCTGCTTGAGGCAGGCAGGCTCAACGAACCTATACTGCTCCCCGACGACTACACCGAAAACGAGGAAACAAAGGAGCAGCTAAAAAGCATAATCGACAGTCTGTCACCCGATATGAGGGCGGCGGTCATTATGTATTACTACGATGAGATGACTATCCCCGAGGTGGCTGAGGCGCTTGAAACAAACGAGAACAATGTCAGCCAAAAGCTCTATAAGGCAAGAAAGCGCATAAAGGAAAAAGTCGAAAAGCTCATCGGAAAAGACGGCCTTTTCGCCGCCGTTCCCATGAGCGCCGTGCTTGAAAACCTGAGCGACGGGGCATGGATAGCCACAGGCACCGCCCTCGCTGTCGGGCTGACCGCAGGGCTCAACAAGGCAAGCGGTGGGATAGGCGATGTGCTTTTATACATCACGAGGAAGTATTGGTCCAAGCACAAGAAAAGCCTTGCTGCCCTGCTCTTCTCGGGGGTGCTGCTGTGTGCGGTGGTGTGCTGTGCATTCCTACTGCAAAGAGCAGAGTTTCGCCGCTTTCTTGATGAATGCTATGACGCAACGGGCTATTATTCCTTTATGTGGCCAAGCGATGATACAAAAATACTTGATGCCATGAGGACAGACGAAACAATAGATGGAACAATAAATGTTCTCGGCAAGACGGGCAAGGGTGCGATACAATACGAATACGGCTATCTTGACGACCCGTATGACCTTGCGCATATCTCCTTTGAAAGCGGCAGGCTGCCCGAAAAAGAGGGCGAGATAGCAATTGACCGCCACGCACTTGATAAGTTGGGCTTTTTCGGCTCGGTCGGTGATGAGATAACGCTTGATACGGGTACATATACCCTTGTGGGGATAATCGATAAGGAAAGCTACGGGCACAGCCGAGCGTTTTCCCGTGCGGCTGATGAATGGGTAGATGATACAAACGTCTACAAGCAAAGCTGTGACAATACTGATATAAAGTATATCCCTATGATATATGTCTGCGGGGATAATAGTCAAACGCCCCTTTACAGCTACACTATGCTTGACAATATCAGGGAGTTTCAAAGTGCTGATGAGGTCTACAGATATTTTGTCGATAAGCTCGGATATACAGGCGATATGTCGCCCTCTTTGACCTGGAAGAACAAATCACTCGATGCAGAGAGGAGCTATAAAGACGAGTTCGCAGGCAAAACAAGAAGCACTACCATTCTTTGTATTATCGCGACCCTTATATCCTCGCTGTCTGTCATAGCAGTTATGAGAAATATCTTCTCCGAGCGTGAGGGGCGCTTATTGATGCTTAGAAAAGTAGGAATGTCAAAGCGCAGTATTCGTGTGATGTTTGCTACCGAATACCTTATACTTGCGGCTTTCCAGTTGGCACTCGGGCTGGGGATTGGTGCGTCCGTATATTTTGGTATATATCAGTTTCAGGTTAGTGTCCTTGAAGAACCACCGCTGTCAGGCTTTACAACCGATACGCTCGTTACAGAGAATATAGCAAGCCCGTATCTTTATGCGGCTGTATTTTCGCTTGCCGTGCTGCTTTCGGGCTATCTCTTTGCGGCAATGCTATCGCATATCAGAATGCCTAACCTAAGAAAGAGAAAAGCGGCCTCTCTTAGCAGGTGCATAGCAAGGGCTTTTGCAAACAGAGCGGTCACTGTAATACAGACGCTCGCTCTTACCCTTATCTGCTTTGGCACAGTTTTCGGGTATATGCTCTACTACACAACAACGGGCTTCTTTGATAATGAAACGGGTAAGTTTTTCCCTTATGTCACAACAAAGTTCGGCGATAATGGTATGTTTGATTTTGAGGAGGACGGTGTCGAGGAATACTATATCGCCTATCCTGTGCAGAACACCGAGCTTGATAACCTGCGCCTGTCACCGCAGACAGAGAGCACCTGCGGCATTGATGATACTACCGCAGACGGGCTTGATGAAGCAATAACAACAGGCAGACTTACACACACCTTCTTACAGTATGACGAGCGGCAGAACGGACTTTTGTATAACATATCATTCGGTGATGATGATATGCGAAAGTTTATCTACGACAGCTCATCAGACGAGGGCAAGGCATTTATCGACAGCGGCAAATACTTTTATGGATACAAAACAGCTGTTGCAAACAAAGCGGCTATCGAGCAGCTTGAGCCTTATGTCATAAGCGGTAAGATAGATACCGACAAGCTCGCAAGCGGCGAGCAGATGATAGCAGTTCTGACAGAGGATATGGAGGTCTTTTCAAGTGGTGAGAAGATAACGCTCGGCTCGCTTTACACAGATAACGGCTTTGGCATAGATAAGCTCACCACGCAGGACACCGAGATAGGCGCAGTTGTAAGGCTTAACAAAGACACGCCGAATATCCTGCACTACGCCGTAACGACAGGTGACAGATGCAGCCTGCTCACCACAGCTCAGGGCGCAAAGGCTTTGGGGATAAGCAACGCAAGCTATACGGAAATATTTTCGAGGAATGCACTTCCTGCAAACGCCCTCCCTCTCGGAACAGGCATGGAAAAGACCTCATACAGTATAGAAAAGCACAAGCTGTTTCTGCAAAATGCTTCTCAGATAGGCTCTATGGCTTTGCTTATACTTGTAATGTCGCTATTGGGTTTTGCTGCATACTTTAATGGCATTGGTATGAAGATACGCTTAAAAGAATATCAGATATCCGTTATGCGTGCAGTCGGCACACCGCTTAAAAAGCTAAGGCGAAGGCTTATGCTCGACAGCATACGCATACCTGTTGCGGCTGCTGTGTTTACTTTCGGCGGCGTAAAGCTTATGCAAAGAATAATGAAAAGTGCCTACAACGACCAGCAAGCATTATGGCAGGAAAGGGAAGATATGGCAGATAAGTACAGGCCGTATTTTCAGGTCGAGAGTATGTTTAACGAGTTTGTGCAGAAAATGAATGAGTACAACGAGCGCATGAGTAAGATAGGTGTCGATTACCTGCTCGACAATCAGATGTGGTTTATACGCTTTGTATTACCGCTGATGATAGTGTTCGGGGTAATGTGTGTGGTAACTATCCTGCTCACCCGCCGCAGCTTCAAGATGTTCACCCCCGACATAGCCTCATCACTTTCAAAAGGGAGGAAAAGACAATGA
- a CDS encoding FtsX-like permease family protein: MNVVISALVICFSYGIYQNYNTVIEEGSSSNKQLWIVPTSSPLEKINTSVTTKMLIDTLYELDTNTLKNIKSIECGAILPTSAFDKMSFKFDFTYNGKSYHDNFELFSDEQYSSDKKIIAIIHKLRTPEAESISLTSLSIGEDWYGKNIGDSKTVDVDDEEFEIVNDTLTMEQGPLSAPITSFYSDTPLRLNKGGWSVYISFNTDLTRTQYDDIVNAVKICMGDNAQVPEMDISPVTEIFYYKTVIIISVFISFLAGLNFAVLYRFVLLKRIKTLTIFRLCGCTKQKMIRIYMTECMIVGLPLFALTELIYSKLILPALADTFEYITYAYSPLLYFVMFAIYAVSSFIVLFIMIVLFVSKRQITELKAGV, from the coding sequence TTGAATGTTGTTATATCTGCACTTGTTATATGTTTTAGCTACGGCATTTATCAGAATTATAACACAGTAATAGAAGAGGGAAGCAGTTCAAACAAACAGCTTTGGATAGTGCCGACTTCTTCTCCTTTAGAAAAGATAAACACATCAGTAACCACCAAAATGCTTATAGATACTCTTTACGAGCTTGATACGAATACGCTTAAAAACATAAAGTCGATAGAGTGCGGTGCTATTCTGCCCACCTCGGCATTTGATAAAATGAGCTTTAAGTTCGACTTTACATATAACGGCAAGAGCTATCATGATAATTTTGAGCTGTTCAGCGATGAACAGTATAGCTCAGATAAAAAGATAATTGCTATTATCCACAAGCTGAGAACGCCCGAAGCCGAGAGTATCAGCTTAACTTCTTTGAGCATCGGTGAGGACTGGTATGGAAAAAACATAGGCGATTCAAAAACAGTAGATGTTGACGATGAAGAATTTGAGATAGTAAACGATACACTTACTATGGAACAGGGGCCTTTGAGCGCTCCTATAACTTCGTTTTACAGTGACACACCGCTGCGGCTCAATAAAGGCGGCTGGAGCGTATATATCAGCTTTAATACCGACCTTACAAGGACACAGTATGATGATATAGTTAACGCTGTAAAAATATGCATGGGTGACAACGCTCAGGTGCCTGAAATGGATATATCACCTGTTACCGAGATATTCTACTATAAAACTGTTATTATCATCTCGGTGTTCATATCATTTCTTGCAGGGCTGAATTTTGCTGTGCTGTATCGCTTTGTTCTGCTAAAAAGGATAAAGACACTTACGATATTCAGGCTTTGCGGCTGCACAAAGCAGAAAATGATAAGAATATATATGACAGAATGTATGATAGTCGGGCTGCCGCTGTTTGCATTGACAGAGCTTATTTACAGTAAGCTGATTCTGCCTGCTCTTGCTGATACATTTGAGTATATCACTTATGCATATTCGCCGCTGCTTTACTTTGTTATGTTTGCGATATATGCGGTCAGCAGCTTTATCGTGCTGTTTATTATGATAGTGTTGTTTGTTTCTAAACGGCAGATAACCGAATTAAAGGCAGGTGTATGA
- a CDS encoding ABC transporter permease, translating to MKIIYSLKQDLNKTLLNIGFLGAVLLTAVLCFTAPTYHDLTTDRSYSVFESFFSFKREFIESDTQFASISVFQNGLGGYISMFLPIIVAFPFMVSFCAERNSGLMRFTISRTGCLRYYLSKFFAVMIGGGLAAMLGYAIYGLVVYGFFPNINSYELDEFYYEMHPDSQTVEVLKMLLSAFIYGAVTTLPAFLISSFSRNPYLITCVPFLMVYIWNTAINKLVLKAWETEDNELSEKLFDFQPDSARRLVYITEWNESAQRIVIFNGVLVVGVIVLFSVIMNLRKDRGV from the coding sequence ATGAAAATAATATATTCTCTTAAACAAGACCTCAACAAAACCCTCCTAAACATCGGCTTTCTCGGCGCTGTGCTTTTAACAGCAGTCCTTTGCTTCACCGCTCCAACCTACCACGACCTGACGACCGACCGCAGCTATTCGGTGTTTGAGTCGTTCTTCTCGTTCAAGCGTGAGTTTATCGAGAGTGACACGCAGTTTGCGTCAATAAGCGTCTTCCAAAATGGTTTGGGCGGGTATATCTCAATGTTCCTGCCGATAATCGTTGCGTTCCCGTTTATGGTGTCATTCTGCGCCGAGCGCAACAGCGGACTTATGCGCTTTACAATATCACGCACAGGCTGCCTGCGCTATTATCTCTCGAAATTCTTCGCAGTGATGATAGGCGGCGGCCTTGCTGCCATGCTTGGGTATGCGATTTATGGGCTTGTGGTCTATGGCTTTTTCCCGAATATAAACAGCTATGAGCTTGATGAATTCTACTATGAAATGCACCCCGACAGCCAGACTGTTGAGGTGCTTAAAATGCTGTTGAGTGCGTTTATCTACGGCGCTGTGACAACGCTGCCTGCGTTCTTGATAAGCTCATTCTCACGCAACCCGTATCTTATCACCTGCGTGCCGTTTCTGATGGTGTATATCTGGAATACGGCTATCAATAAACTGGTGCTCAAAGCGTGGGAAACGGAGGATAACGAGCTCTCGGAAAAGCTGTTTGATTTTCAGCCCGACAGCGCCCGTCGGCTTGTCTATATAACTGAATGGAACGAGAGCGCACAGCGCATAGTTATCTTTAACGGAGTGCTTGTTGTGGGTGTTATCGTGCTGTTTTCGGTCATTATGAATCTTCGCAAAGATAGAGGTGTGTGA
- a CDS encoding ABC transporter permease, with translation MIFKSAFHQLKRNKLMNFLIIIQLAAVLGIVIVLVSLIRSRLEYYLPFHTEFSREGLLCDLNYVSDKELEEQFPNAEFEFSYGDFLYVNGEYDPNLESSSDGEDNKEAIKYNFDPLIYSDKWINAYTPEMESGNWISELPEYEENVVHVVVTPDNPYGFSVGDEFELTDYTGDGVVEGTNGKRHSTKVKICGVIAPKQYTIGHSKFNKTDIASQKSFFDMYFTFDPEPENRWGIIIPQSEYDKSELYKAKNYHVISGMSFIFTENMSDEDIDSLKQMLSEGYICSYKENLSEIRKNSFTYIKEQLYVLLPIALCIFLLTMITTISVVSISLDGSLRTYGVFYICGARWQRCVTISFVYSLMIVIVSSGLSLFALKVISGRISTVISFGRWEFISMLMISALYLLLSVIIPLVTVKTVKPRDVLKRD, from the coding sequence ATGATATTCAAATCTGCTTTTCATCAGCTAAAAAGAAACAAGCTCATGAATTTTCTCATAATCATTCAGCTTGCGGCGGTGCTTGGAATAGTGATTGTGCTTGTAAGCCTTATACGTTCAAGGCTTGAATACTATCTTCCGTTTCATACGGAGTTTTCGCGGGAAGGGCTTTTATGTGATCTAAACTACGTTTCCGACAAAGAGCTTGAAGAGCAGTTCCCTAATGCCGAGTTTGAATTTTCATATGGTGATTTTTTATATGTGAACGGAGAATATGACCCGAATTTGGAGAGCAGCTCGGACGGTGAAGATAACAAAGAGGCGATCAAGTATAATTTTGATCCTTTAATATATTCTGACAAATGGATAAATGCTTATACTCCCGAAATGGAAAGCGGAAATTGGATAAGCGAGCTGCCCGAATATGAGGAGAACGTCGTTCATGTAGTTGTTACTCCCGATAATCCGTATGGCTTTTCTGTTGGTGATGAATTTGAGCTTACCGATTACACGGGCGACGGTGTAGTAGAGGGCACAAACGGAAAACGCCACAGCACAAAGGTAAAAATATGTGGTGTTATTGCACCTAAGCAGTACACTATAGGCCACAGCAAGTTTAATAAGACAGATATTGCCTCGCAAAAGAGCTTTTTTGATATGTATTTTACCTTTGATCCGGAACCCGAAAACAGGTGGGGAATCATCATACCGCAGAGCGAATACGACAAAAGCGAGCTGTATAAAGCAAAGAACTATCATGTAATATCGGGAATGAGCTTTATATTTACCGAGAATATGAGCGATGAAGATATAGACAGTCTAAAGCAAATGCTATCTGAGGGATATATTTGCAGCTATAAGGAAAACCTGAGTGAAATAAGAAAAAACAGCTTTACATACATAAAAGAACAGCTGTATGTTCTGCTGCCGATAGCGCTGTGCATATTCCTGCTGACAATGATAACAACTATATCGGTAGTAAGCATTTCATTAGACGGTAGTTTAAGAACATACGGTGTATTCTACATATGCGGTGCAAGGTGGCAAAGATGCGTGACGATATCGTTTGTATATTCTCTTATGATAGTTATTGTTTCATCGGGGCTTTCGCTTTTTGCCTTAAAGGTGATATCTGGTAGAATAAGCACTGTAATATCCTTCGGCAGGTGGGAGTTTATTTCAATGCTTATGATATCTGCACTTTACCTTCTGCTTTCTGTGATTATACCCCTTGTGACAGTAAAAACAGTTAAGCCGAGAGATGTGCTTAAAAGGGATTAG
- a CDS encoding ABC transporter ATP-binding protein codes for MIKTENLTRTYGKGEGKVVALKGIDLTINDGEMVAIIGKSGSGKSTLLNLIGGLDAPTEGKIFYNDTEIGKMNDTELSKFRLNNVGFVFQFFDLIPELTAEENILLPSKLAKKKENNADSIYSALDISDRIKHYPAELSGGQQQRAAIARALINSPDVLLCDEPTGNLDKRSGEEVMALLKTLNEKGKTVIIVTHDADIAGQCERIIEISDGHIV; via the coding sequence ATGATAAAGACGGAAAATCTGACCCGAACCTATGGCAAAGGCGAGGGCAAGGTGGTCGCTCTCAAAGGCATAGACCTGACGATAAATGACGGAGAAATGGTAGCGATTATAGGAAAATCGGGCAGCGGCAAAAGCACACTGCTCAACCTTATAGGCGGTCTTGATGCACCGACTGAGGGGAAGATCTTTTACAACGACACCGAGATAGGCAAGATGAACGACACCGAGCTGTCAAAATTCAGACTCAACAATGTGGGCTTTGTGTTCCAGTTTTTTGACCTTATACCCGAACTGACAGCGGAGGAAAACATTCTGCTCCCCTCAAAGCTCGCAAAGAAAAAGGAAAACAACGCTGACAGCATTTACTCGGCACTTGATATCTCGGACAGAATAAAGCACTACCCTGCCGAGCTTTCGGGCGGGCAGCAGCAGAGGGCGGCTATCGCTCGTGCCTTGATAAACAGCCCCGATGTGCTGCTTTGCGACGAGCCGACTGGCAATCTTGACAAGCGCTCCGGCGAGGAGGTCATGGCGCTGTTAAAAACGCTTAATGAAAAGGGCAAGACTGTTATTATAGTTACGCATGATGCTGATATAGCCGGACAATGTGAGAGAATTATTGAAATAAGTGACGGACATATAGTTTAA